TTGCAGGTATTTGTGCATTACAATAAATAAGGTAATTTAAACTAATCTACtttttagcaaagaaaaaaaacaaccattGTAAAAGCTGTTGATCTAAGACGATTCCAGTCCATGAACGTTACACATGATCAGCAGCCCTAAAGCAATACTTTGATTTTAGCATCTGCAAATAAGAAAAGAGATCTGCAGACATATTATTTTCTTGAACTAGAGCAATGGTGTCTCGCAGAATTAGATCAAGTTCATGTTTCATTACATTGCTTAATTGTTGTACAGTCTGACAGCGAGAAAATGATGTAGAATGGGATTCCTGGTTGAGTAAACAGTCCTGCCCACCATTACATGCCCCCTCACTGGACGGCTTTGAACAACTTGTGAAATTCATATCCTCCAATGCGCTTGATATGTCAGATGGCTGAGTAACCCGATGAATTGATGACAAGCTCTTCACTAGGTTGTCTTCACATTGGGTCACAGAAGATAAGAGCTCACCAAGCCGCGCACATGTCGCAGGGTCAGCGTCATGGACTTCACACCATGTGACGAGGGCACTAGGGAAGATTCAAACCATTACCGTTAGTAAAGACCTCAGGAGTGAAACATTTTAGCAATCTCAAATTCATGGAGCATCTGCTTCAGTAAAAGTTATTGTAACCATTTCTCTGTCAAGAATATGAAATCAGTGATCAATTTAAAGGAACACTAAGaataaataataaaagtaaatAGTAAACAGTCTCTTCCACACTTATATAGTTTGgagcatttttttttaacattattttaaGACCGTTTAAaaaacaactagtgatgagcgaacgtgttcggatAAGGTGCAATCACAGCATGGTCGGGTGCTAACTAGTATactagtatactcgttgctcgggttttcctgagcaagctcgggtggtctccgagtgtttgtatctgctcggagattcagtttttgtcgacccagctgcatgatttgcagctgatagacagcttgaatacatgtattattattatttattgttatagcgccatttattccatggcgctttacaagtgaggaggggtatacataataaaaacaagtacaataatcttgaacaatacaagt
This is a stretch of genomic DNA from Ranitomeya variabilis isolate aRanVar5 chromosome 6, aRanVar5.hap1, whole genome shotgun sequence. It encodes these proteins:
- the YAE1 gene encoding protein YAE1 homolog encodes the protein MSWVRAAAAELQPPGEDEVFDEEADEMKFLQNDWKNTMEKRLKEGYVDGVEAGKEKALQSGFNVGYKEGVTLLLPCGELRGTLSALVTWCEVHDADPATCARLGELLSSVTQCEDNLVKSLSSIHRVTQPSDISSALEDMNFTSCSKPSSEGACNGGQDCLLNQESHSTSFSRCQTVQQLSNVMKHELDLILRDTIALVQENNMSADLFSYLQMLKSKYCFRAADHV